A genomic window from Punica granatum isolate Tunisia-2019 chromosome 2, ASM765513v2, whole genome shotgun sequence includes:
- the LOC116196158 gene encoding exopolygalacturonase-like — MGSKMNLTDAVTFLLVVLLATASRAQGTDFNVKHTGAKANGKSDDSQAILSSWKQACQSPGPSTVVIPKGTYLAGSLQFQGPCRSKSIDFQVQGTIKAPADPSQIKTDSWVLFQNVDGLSVSGGGTFDGQGAVAWSQNDCAKTGKCNSLPINLAFTSLTNSKIQDITSLDSKLFHMNIINCNNVTFKGITITAPETSLNTDGIHIGRSTGVTISGANIKTGDDCVSLGDGAQQIHIEGVTCGPGHGISIGSLGKYQNEEPVIGVTARNCTLTNTMNGIRVKTWPASPSGVASDLHFEDFTMNNVSTPILIDQQYCPYNQCQQKIPSKVKISKVSFKNIRGTTATAMAVRLVCSRGVPCQGVDVGDINLKYTGKNGSATSECSNVKPTTSGQLFPKICAESS, encoded by the exons ATGGGTTCCAAGATGAATCTTACTGATGCAGTCACCTTTCTACTGGTAGTCCTCCTAGCTACGGCCTCGAGAGCCCAAGGTACGGATTTCAACGTCAAGCACACTGGTGCGAAGGCCAATGGCAAGTCCGACGATAGCCAG GCGATCTTAAGTTCATGGAAGCAGGCGTGTCAGTCCCCAGGCCCAAGCACGGTGGTGATACCCAAAGGGACGTACCTGGCAGGGTCGCTGCAGTTCCAGGGGCCGTGCAGGTCCAAATCCATCGACTTCCAGGTCCAGGGAACCATCAAGGCCCCCGCTGACCCTAGCCAGATCAAGACAGACTCCTGGGTACTCTTTCAGAATGTTGATGGTCTGTCTGTCTCTGGCGGCGGTACGTTTGATGGCCAGGGTGCCGTTGCCTGGTCTCAGAATGACTGTGCAAAGACGGGCAAGTGCAACTCTCTCCCCATT AATTTGGCCTTCACCTCACTCACAAACTCAAAGATCCAAGACATAACCTCTCTGGACAGTAAGCTATTCCACATGAACATCATCAACTGCAACAATGTCACCTTCAAGGGCATCACCATCACAGCGCCGGAAACCAGCCTCAACACCGACGGCATCCACATTGGTCGGTCGACGGGGGTCACCATCTCCGGTGCGAACATCAAGACCGGCGATGACTGTGTGTCTCTGGGCGATGGGGCCCAGCAGATCCACATCGAGGGGGTCACCTGCGGGCCTGGACATGGCATCAGCATTGGCAGCCTAGGGAAGTACCAGAATGAGGAGCCTGTCATCGGGGTCACTGCCAGGAACTGCACCCTCACAAACACCATGAACGGCATCCGGGTCAAGACATGGCCAGCTTCCCCAAGTGGGGTCGCCTCTGACCTCCACTTTGAGGACTTCACCATGAACAATGTCTCCACCCCGATCCTCATCGACCAGCAATACTGCCCCTACAACCAGTGCCAACAGAAG ATTCCCTCGAAGGTGAAAATCAGCAAGGTGAGCTTCAAGAACATCAGAGGGACCACTGCAACAGCCATGGCAGTTAGGCTAGTGTGCAGCAGAGGTGTGCCCTGTCAGGGCGTGGACGTAGGAGACATCAACTTGAAGTACACTGGCAAAAATGGATCTGCGACTTCCGAGTGCTCTAATGTGAAGCCCACGACTTCAGGACAGCTGTTCCCGAAGATTTGTGCCGAGTCATCTTAA